A genomic stretch from Chloroflexota bacterium includes:
- a CDS encoding phospholipase D family protein, whose translation MAKFLTTTGVSYHLEGIIKSAEDRLYIISPYLKINERMKELLEDKARMKIDIRVVYGKNELQPSEIKWLENLPSIHTSFSKNLHAKCYLNERQAILTSMNLYEFSQLHNDEMGILISREEEPDLYEEIRQEAQRLLRNSEEVRITVARVESEVDKAPSPQPRKETRPAPASAQAPIKGFCIRCKGEIVADPTKPYCSTHFTSWNRYKNWSYEEKHCHLCGKEHASFMSKPVCPSCFRKYRNVVKFVTA comes from the coding sequence ATGGCCAAGTTCCTCACGACAACCGGCGTCTCCTACCATCTCGAAGGGATCATCAAGAGTGCTGAGGACAGGCTGTATATCATTAGCCCCTACCTCAAAATCAACGAGCGCATGAAGGAGCTGCTGGAGGATAAAGCGCGGATGAAGATTGATATCCGCGTTGTGTACGGAAAGAACGAGTTGCAGCCCTCAGAGATCAAGTGGCTTGAGAACCTGCCATCCATACACACAAGCTTCTCAAAGAACCTTCACGCCAAGTGCTACCTGAATGAGCGCCAGGCGATCCTGACTTCAATGAATCTCTATGAATTCTCCCAACTACACAACGACGAGATGGGCATCTTGATCTCACGGGAAGAGGAGCCTGACCTCTACGAGGAGATTCGGCAAGAGGCACAGCGACTTCTACGGAATAGCGAAGAAGTTCGCATCACCGTTGCCCGCGTGGAAAGTGAAGTGGACAAGGCCCCCAGTCCACAGCCGCGTAAGGAAACACGGCCCGCCCCCGCATCAGCCCAAGCCCCAATCAAGGGTTTCTGCATACGCTGCAAGGGGGAAATAGTGGCGGATCCGACAAAGCCCTACTGCTCTACCCACTTCACAAGCTGGAACCGCTACAAGAATTGGTCCTATGAAGAAAAGCACTGTCACCTGTGTGGAAAAGAACATGCATCTTTCATGAGCAAGCCGGTATGCCCCTCTTGCTTCCGCAAGTACCGCAACGTTGTCAAATTCGTAACAGCCTGA
- a CDS encoding cobalamin-independent methionine synthase II family protein produces MQHSTDRILTTHVGSMPRPPELRVMLDAKQAQEPYDEAALAALVKNAVADIVRQQAEVGLDIINDGEQYKTGWSGYIRDRLGGFEFRDVPPGAGNMERGTERVKGNYEGYFADQARTRARPVAARQMVCTAPITYTGQAAIQTDVDNLQSALSGVSVAEAFMASVGPDNVGYQPEQNEYYATEEEYIRACAEAMREEYKAIADAGFVLQVDTPVMKFNALGMELPDFRMRFGQLVELLNHTLQDIPEEQIRLHICYGGMRGPHSEDINLNEFVDLLLQVRCSGISYDQNPRHEHEWKLWRDVKLPDGKVLIPGVVAHTNDVVEHPELIADRIERLANLVGRENVVAGTDCGLGGRLHPDIVWGKFRSMVEGARRASAVLWDR; encoded by the coding sequence ATGCAGCACAGCACTGACCGCATCCTGACTACCCATGTCGGCAGCATGCCCCGGCCACCCGAGCTCCGTGTGATGCTCGATGCCAAGCAGGCACAGGAGCCCTACGACGAAGCAGCTCTCGCGGCCCTCGTGAAGAACGCTGTCGCCGACATCGTCCGCCAGCAGGCCGAGGTGGGCCTAGACATCATCAACGACGGCGAGCAGTACAAGACCGGCTGGTCCGGCTACATCCGTGACCGTCTGGGCGGTTTCGAGTTCCGTGACGTGCCGCCCGGAGCGGGCAACATGGAGCGCGGCACGGAGCGCGTCAAGGGCAACTACGAAGGCTACTTCGCGGACCAGGCGAGGACCCGCGCCCGCCCTGTCGCAGCCAGGCAGATGGTCTGCACTGCGCCCATCACCTACACCGGCCAGGCCGCGATCCAGACCGACGTGGACAACCTCCAGTCCGCCCTCAGCGGCGTCAGCGTGGCGGAAGCCTTTATGGCCTCCGTCGGCCCCGACAACGTCGGCTACCAGCCCGAGCAGAACGAGTACTACGCCACCGAGGAGGAGTACATCCGCGCTTGCGCCGAGGCCATGCGCGAAGAGTACAAAGCCATCGCCGACGCCGGATTCGTGCTGCAGGTGGACACGCCCGTGATGAAGTTCAACGCCCTCGGCATGGAGCTGCCCGATTTTCGCATGCGCTTCGGTCAATTGGTGGAGCTGCTCAACCACACGCTGCAGGACATCCCGGAGGAGCAGATCCGCCTCCACATCTGCTACGGCGGCATGCGCGGCCCGCACTCGGAGGACATCAACCTCAACGAGTTCGTCGACCTGCTGCTCCAGGTCCGCTGCTCCGGCATCTCCTACGACCAGAACCCCCGCCACGAGCACGAGTGGAAGCTCTGGCGCGACGTGAAGCTCCCCGACGGTAAGGTCCTCATCCCCGGCGTCGTCGCGCACACCAACGACGTCGTCGAGCACCCGGAGCTCATCGCAGACCGCATTGAGCGTCTGGCCAACCTCGTGGGGCGGGAGAACGTCGTGGCGGGAACGGACTGCGGCCTCGGTGGCCGCCTCCACCCGGACATCGTCTGGGGCAAGTTCCGCTCGATGGTAGAAGGCGCAAGACGAGCATCAGCCGTGTTATGGGACAGATAG
- a CDS encoding DinB family protein, whose amino-acid sequence MEDLREPGPDDVLAAAEAAHALLAPLADRDWSVIAGDLEWDCRETLEHVAYVQLFYATHAADPSLRRLPTARINNTGCSIAELVQLHLSLSNVLAAVLRGMPEDAKGWHPAGLADRYGFAAMACTETLVHTNDIAQGLGVDFSPPTDIAAKALARLFPWVHDDGDPWQTLLYAAGRRGLGGNERRAPNWSWQCAPLSEWDGTERVRAG is encoded by the coding sequence ATGGAAGATCTGCGCGAACCCGGCCCCGACGACGTCCTCGCCGCCGCCGAGGCCGCCCACGCCCTCCTCGCCCCCCTCGCGGACCGCGACTGGTCCGTCATCGCCGGCGACCTCGAGTGGGACTGCCGCGAGACCCTTGAGCACGTAGCCTACGTCCAGCTCTTCTACGCCACGCACGCCGCCGACCCGTCTCTACGCCGCCTGCCAACCGCCCGCATCAACAACACCGGCTGCTCCATAGCCGAGTTGGTCCAGCTCCACCTCTCGCTGAGTAACGTCCTCGCCGCCGTGCTGCGCGGTATGCCCGAGGACGCGAAGGGCTGGCACCCCGCCGGCCTCGCCGACCGCTACGGCTTCGCTGCCATGGCCTGCACCGAGACCCTCGTGCACACCAACGACATCGCGCAGGGCCTCGGCGTCGACTTCTCGCCGCCTACGGACATCGCCGCGAAGGCGCTCGCCCGTCTCTTCCCGTGGGTGCATGACGATGGCGACCCGTGGCAGACGTTGCTCTATGCTGCCGGACGGCGCGGCTTGGGCGGCAATGAGCGGCGAGCCCCCAACTGGTCGTGGCAATGCGCGCCCCTCAGCGAGTGGGACGGCACGGAGAGGGTCCGGGCTGGCTGA
- a CDS encoding nuclear transport factor 2 family protein — protein sequence MASIEERVQQLEDREEIRDLVAAYCRAIDDRDLEGFVALYTDNCVHGQRDGSLHLEGKAALREHYTARFRQYGVTLHTPHAHVITFDGPDNAHGWVTGHAEMGLQGEGWLAAFRYTDAYRREDGVWRFAQRELATYYYLQMADLAKGLGQTMRKHRQGRLTAADLPEGLETYKAVHGLG from the coding sequence ATGGCGTCGATAGAAGAACGGGTACAACAACTCGAGGACAGGGAGGAGATCAGGGACCTCGTGGCAGCGTACTGCCGGGCCATCGACGACCGCGACCTAGAGGGGTTCGTCGCGCTGTACACAGACAACTGCGTCCATGGGCAGCGGGACGGCTCACTGCACCTGGAGGGCAAAGCAGCGCTGCGGGAGCATTACACGGCTCGCTTTCGGCAATACGGGGTGACGCTCCACACGCCGCATGCGCATGTGATCACCTTCGATGGGCCGGACAATGCCCACGGCTGGGTGACCGGCCACGCGGAGATGGGGCTACAGGGTGAGGGCTGGCTCGCCGCCTTCCGTTACACCGACGCGTACCGCCGCGAGGATGGCGTGTGGCGGTTCGCGCAGCGGGAGTTGGCGACGTACTACTACCTTCAGATGGCGGACTTGGCCAAGGGGCTTGGGCAGACGATGCGCAAGCACCGCCAGGGGAGGCTCACAGCTGCTGATTTGCCGGAGGGGCTGGAGACGTACAAGGCGGTGCATGGGCTGGGGTGA
- a CDS encoding cobalamin-independent methionine synthase II family protein, translated as MATQFRADHVGSFLRPAEVKEARDAYRAGSISEEALREVENEHILRVIELQKQSGIGIYTDGELRRSGWAGGFGESVEGYIEGDPAVSMPFQGGRSDWSVTGTGITPDNPIGVPGGGGGRVIGEKLRLVRRLTGHESAFIRANAPGPYKVTMPAASYVTARGYKPGVTDKVYESRAAVLADAADIIRDEVAALIAEGCPYVQIDNPHYPDYIPDERRAQWTALGVDQDQALSDDIDADNASVSGVDRSNTIVAMHLCRGNGAFGAYHTSGGYDRIAEQLFTRLDVDAWLLEYDSERAGGFEPLRFMPKGKTVVLGLVTTKAGELESPDLLLQRIEEAAKYVDMDDLALSPQCGFSSTLQGNPLAWEDQLRKLELVVETARRAWG; from the coding sequence ATGGCGACACAATTTCGAGCGGACCATGTGGGCAGCTTTCTGCGGCCGGCGGAGGTTAAGGAGGCGAGGGACGCTTACCGGGCCGGGAGCATCTCTGAGGAGGCTCTGCGCGAGGTGGAGAACGAGCATATCCTGCGCGTGATCGAGCTGCAGAAGCAGTCGGGCATTGGTATCTACACGGACGGCGAGCTTCGGCGCAGCGGCTGGGCCGGGGGGTTCGGCGAGTCGGTGGAGGGATACATCGAGGGCGACCCGGCAGTCAGCATGCCGTTTCAGGGCGGCCGCAGCGACTGGAGCGTCACGGGAACGGGGATCACGCCGGACAACCCGATCGGCGTGCCGGGCGGCGGCGGCGGCCGCGTAATCGGGGAGAAGCTCCGCCTGGTGCGGCGACTGACTGGGCACGAGTCGGCGTTCATCAGGGCGAACGCGCCGGGGCCGTACAAGGTGACAATGCCGGCGGCGAGCTACGTGACTGCGCGGGGCTACAAGCCCGGCGTGACGGACAAGGTGTACGAGTCTCGGGCGGCGGTGCTGGCCGATGCAGCCGACATCATTCGCGACGAGGTCGCGGCCCTGATTGCGGAGGGGTGCCCGTACGTGCAGATCGACAACCCGCACTACCCGGACTACATTCCGGACGAGCGACGGGCGCAGTGGACGGCGTTGGGCGTCGACCAAGACCAGGCGTTAAGCGACGACATCGATGCGGACAATGCGAGCGTCAGCGGCGTCGACCGGAGCAACACCATCGTGGCGATGCACCTGTGCCGCGGCAACGGGGCGTTCGGCGCGTACCACACGTCGGGCGGGTACGACCGCATCGCAGAGCAGCTCTTCACCCGGCTGGACGTGGACGCCTGGCTGCTGGAGTACGACAGCGAGCGCGCGGGCGGGTTCGAGCCGTTGCGGTTCATGCCCAAGGGCAAGACGGTTGTGCTGGGGCTGGTGACGACCAAGGCCGGGGAACTGGAGTCGCCGGACCTGCTGCTGCAGCGCATCGAGGAGGCGGCAAAGTACGTGGACATGGACGACCTTGCGCTGAGCCCGCAGTGCGGCTTCTCGTCGACGCTACAGGGTAACCCGCTGGCGTGGGAGGACCAGCTCCGGAAGCTGGAGCTGGTGGTGGAGACGGCCCGCCGCGCGTGGGGGTAG
- a CDS encoding alpha/beta hydrolase, translating to MPMAKLQNGVSLYYEETGHGFPLVFAHELAGSYESWRAQVSYFSRRYRVITYNARGYPPSDVPQNVDDYSQEQVVEDLYQLLQHLGIEQAHVAGLSMGGNMALWFGLTHPEVARSIIVAGAGTGSTDPETFGKQSIGYAETLESGGIAAMYGYLRGPTRIRFLQKDPLGWSEFATLFMDHSAQGKALTLRGYQARRRSIMTLDDELRAMQVPTLVILGDEDDPCLEPAIYMKRRIPRCGVVVLPQTGHACNIEEPDAFNRAVDAFLTAVEAGRWDERDSGSGVGFTSPADDV from the coding sequence ATGCCCATGGCAAAACTGCAGAACGGCGTCAGCCTCTACTACGAGGAGACAGGCCACGGCTTCCCCCTCGTCTTCGCCCACGAGCTCGCCGGCAGCTATGAGAGTTGGCGCGCGCAGGTGAGCTATTTCTCGCGCCGCTACCGCGTCATCACCTACAACGCCCGCGGCTATCCCCCGTCCGACGTGCCCCAGAACGTCGACGACTACTCGCAGGAGCAGGTGGTGGAGGACCTTTACCAGCTCCTGCAGCACCTCGGCATCGAGCAGGCTCACGTCGCCGGCCTGTCGATGGGCGGCAACATGGCCCTTTGGTTCGGCCTTACCCACCCTGAGGTCGCCCGGTCGATCATCGTGGCGGGCGCCGGCACAGGCAGCACCGACCCCGAGACGTTTGGTAAGCAGTCCATTGGCTACGCCGAGACGCTCGAGTCCGGCGGCATCGCGGCCATGTACGGCTACCTCCGAGGCCCCACCCGCATCCGTTTTCTGCAGAAGGACCCCCTCGGCTGGAGTGAGTTCGCAACCCTGTTCATGGACCACTCGGCGCAGGGGAAGGCGCTCACCCTGCGCGGTTACCAGGCCCGCCGCCGCTCGATCATGACCCTCGACGACGAGCTCCGCGCCATGCAGGTCCCCACCCTCGTCATCCTCGGCGACGAGGACGACCCGTGCCTTGAGCCCGCCATATACATGAAGCGCCGTATCCCGCGCTGCGGCGTCGTTGTGCTCCCGCAGACCGGCCATGCCTGCAACATTGAGGAACCCGACGCCTTCAACCGCGCCGTCGACGCCTTTTTGACCGCCGTGGAAGCCGGACGCTGGGACGAGCGGGATTCCGGCTCCGGCGTTGGCTTCACCAGCCCCGCCGACGACGTCTAG